One Chryseobacterium sp. StRB126 genomic region harbors:
- a CDS encoding terpene synthase family protein produces MKPEEYNSKDYLPRGHYPWPDLINPHAEQMGKDMDGWIDNDYTFLTEKQREIYKKMRLYMCTARMWPDLTYEQTIPCNRFMLQYVALDDQVENSSLEEIQQLRIRCVDILRGDQPKPEENALYQHMALIRDEFRAFMPDIWVERFIYYFYQSFRYGIELEYPYKIAQRPPSFTLFKTIREYSVLMRPYLILGEIESGLILPEHIFEHIVVQKMISHMTLVVAWQNDIHSLPKEMAKGTEVFNLVFVLQQEFNLSLKEACEQAFRIHNEELTKLLALHAEYREFGEYQEHVDKFVYYAGVGLQGVNSFYLETERYQHGGVGFAWPEISESQ; encoded by the coding sequence ATGAAACCTGAAGAATATAATTCAAAAGATTATTTGCCACGTGGTCATTACCCTTGGCCCGATCTTATTAATCCACATGCCGAACAAATGGGAAAAGATATGGATGGATGGATTGATAACGACTACACTTTCCTGACAGAAAAACAACGTGAGATATATAAGAAAATGAGGCTATATATGTGTACTGCACGAATGTGGCCCGACCTAACTTATGAACAGACTATTCCATGTAATAGGTTTATGCTTCAGTATGTTGCTCTTGATGATCAGGTGGAGAACTCATCGCTGGAGGAAATCCAACAATTACGGATTCGGTGTGTAGACATTCTTAGAGGTGACCAGCCAAAACCGGAGGAGAATGCACTTTATCAACATATGGCATTAATAAGAGATGAGTTTCGTGCTTTTATGCCGGATATCTGGGTGGAGCGTTTTATTTATTATTTCTATCAATCCTTCAGATATGGAATTGAATTGGAGTACCCTTATAAAATAGCGCAGCGCCCACCATCTTTTACACTTTTTAAAACAATTCGTGAGTATTCTGTTTTAATGCGTCCGTATCTGATCTTGGGTGAAATTGAATCAGGTCTTATTTTGCCAGAACATATTTTTGAACATATTGTTGTTCAGAAAATGATATCTCATATGACCTTGGTTGTTGCATGGCAAAATGATATTCACTCCCTGCCAAAAGAAATGGCAAAAGGAACAGAAGTTTTTAACTTGGTTTTTGTTTTGCAGCAAGAATTTAATCTTTCACTAAAAGAGGCCTGTGAGCAAGCATTTCGTATACATAATGAAGAATTAACAAAACTACTTGCCTTACACGCTGAGTATCGTGAGTTTGGAGAGTATCAAGAACATGTTGATAAATTTGTTTATTATGCTGGAGTTGGGCTTCAGGGAGTAAATTCTTTTTATCTGGAAACTGAAAGATATCAACATGGAGGAGTAGGGTTTGCATGGCCGGAAATTAGTGAATCACAATAG
- a CDS encoding lysophospholipid acyltransferase family protein, with product MSLISKNDLIKASGLSKIGFLKNPVASAVMSIAKINEVNKLYDKLKDKEGKDFFDSFVRERNLSYVAFEEDLAKIPKTGPFVLVSNHPLGAIDGILMCKILSEVRPDFKVMGNFLLEKIKPMEPYVIAVNPFENRKEAYSSSSGMRETLKHLQDGGCVGIFPAGEVSNKNNPYGEILDKEWEKTALKLIRMAKVPVVPMYFHAKNSRLFYQVAKLHPSLQTLMLPAEMMNDREKPIRIRIGKPISVKAMDEMETIEELGEFLKRKVYMMKSYYEKRKSLAQSINLQNLYVKFPLLKEENIVQNIIDETPVEDITKDVDKLRGTDKMLFSNGNYEIYFTTYEEIPSIMREIGRQRELTFRAVGEGSNLPFDLDEYDKHYHHLFLWDNGEKKLAGAYRMALGREVMKKYGIKGFYTSSLFEFEQDIHPFFKKVIEMGRAYICQEYQQKPLPLFLLWRGIVHVCLRNPDHKFLMGGVSISNKFSEFSKSLMIEFMRSNYFDSAVAQYITPRNEYKVKLRDRDKSLFFEEMESDLNKLDKIIDDLEPELRLPVLIKKYIKQNAKVIAFNVDPNFNDAIDGLMYIRISDLPESTIKPVLEEMSEQIRKEQENNTTDNQ from the coding sequence ATGAGTTTAATTTCGAAAAACGATCTGATCAAAGCTTCCGGCTTAAGTAAAATTGGGTTTCTAAAGAACCCGGTAGCATCTGCTGTGATGAGCATTGCTAAAATAAATGAAGTAAATAAATTATACGACAAATTAAAAGATAAGGAAGGTAAAGACTTTTTCGACTCATTTGTAAGAGAAAGAAACCTAAGCTATGTAGCTTTTGAAGAGGATCTGGCAAAAATTCCGAAGACAGGACCGTTTGTTCTGGTTTCCAATCATCCACTAGGTGCTATTGACGGAATTTTAATGTGCAAGATCTTATCAGAGGTTCGTCCGGATTTTAAGGTAATGGGAAATTTTCTTTTGGAAAAGATCAAACCTATGGAACCGTATGTAATCGCTGTAAATCCTTTTGAGAACAGAAAAGAAGCTTATAGCAGCTCTTCAGGAATGCGGGAAACACTCAAGCATTTACAGGATGGAGGCTGTGTAGGTATTTTTCCGGCGGGAGAAGTTTCTAACAAGAACAATCCTTATGGAGAAATTTTAGATAAAGAATGGGAAAAAACGGCACTTAAGCTTATCAGAATGGCTAAAGTGCCCGTTGTTCCTATGTATTTCCATGCAAAGAACAGCCGCCTTTTTTATCAGGTAGCTAAACTTCATCCAAGCTTACAAACGTTGATGCTTCCTGCAGAAATGATGAATGATAGAGAAAAACCTATCAGAATCAGGATTGGAAAACCAATCTCTGTAAAGGCGATGGATGAAATGGAAACCATTGAGGAGCTGGGAGAATTTCTGAAACGTAAGGTTTATATGATGAAATCTTACTATGAAAAAAGAAAATCTCTTGCCCAAAGCATTAATCTTCAGAATCTATATGTAAAATTCCCTTTGTTGAAAGAGGAAAATATTGTTCAGAACATCATTGATGAAACTCCAGTTGAAGACATTACGAAAGATGTTGACAAACTTAGAGGAACTGACAAAATGTTGTTCAGCAACGGAAATTATGAGATCTACTTTACGACTTACGAGGAAATCCCTTCCATTATGAGGGAAATCGGACGTCAGCGAGAGTTAACTTTCCGTGCGGTTGGAGAAGGAAGTAATCTTCCGTTTGACCTTGATGAATATGACAAGCATTACCACCACCTGTTCCTTTGGGATAATGGTGAGAAAAAACTGGCCGGAGCCTATAGAATGGCATTGGGTAGAGAAGTAATGAAAAAATATGGCATCAAAGGCTTTTATACGAGCTCTTTATTTGAGTTTGAACAGGACATACACCCTTTCTTTAAAAAGGTGATCGAAATGGGACGTGCTTACATTTGCCAGGAATATCAACAGAAACCACTTCCACTTTTCCTTTTATGGAGAGGTATTGTGCATGTATGTCTTAGAAATCCTGATCATAAGTTCCTGATGGGAGGAGTAAGTATCTCCAATAAGTTCTCTGAGTTCTCCAAATCTCTGATGATCGAGTTTATGCGTTCCAATTATTTTGATTCCGCTGTAGCTCAGTATATCACTCCGAGAAATGAGTATAAGGTAAAACTTCGTGACCGAGATAAAAGTCTTTTCTTTGAGGAAATGGAGTCTGACCTTAATAAACTGGACAAGATCATTGATGATCTTGAGCCAGAACTGAGACTTCCTGTTCTGATAAAAAAATACATCAAACAAAATGCTAAAGTCATTGCTTTCAATGTTGATCCAAACTTTAATGATGCGATTGACGGATTAATGTATATCAGAATCAGTGATCTTCCTGAGAGTACGATCAAACCGGTATTGGAAGAGATGAGTGAGCAGATCAGAAAAGAGCAGGAAAATAATACAACTGATAATCAATAG